In Tursiops truncatus isolate mTurTru1 chromosome X, mTurTru1.mat.Y, whole genome shotgun sequence, the following proteins share a genomic window:
- the HCCS gene encoding holocytochrome c-type synthase: MGLSVSTPDVAVQTSDHQTAAPPSGCPMHEEKMKGGAVRAEPSDPTCGSKTDSVPAHQERAYEYVQCPVTGAMAENKENLDPSNLMPPPNQTPAPDQPFALSTVRQESSIPRADSDKKWVYPSEQMFWNAMLRKGWTWKDEDISQKDMYNIIRIHNQNNEQAWKEILKWEALHATECPCGPSLIRFGGKAKEYSPRARIRSWMGYELPFDRHDWIVNRCGTEVRYVIDYYDGGEVNHDYQFTILDVRPALDSLSAVWDRVKVSWWRWTS, encoded by the exons ATGGGTTTGTCTGTATCTACCCCTGATGTTGCAGTTCAGACGTCAGATCATCAGACAGCAGCCCCGCCTTCGGGATGCCCAATgcatgaagagaaaatgaaag GCGGTGCAGTGCGTGCCGAGCCATCTGACCCAACCTGTGGGAGCAAAACGGACTCTGTGCCTGCGCACCAAGAACGCGCGTACGAGTACGTGCAGTGTCCCGTCACCGGCGCGATGGCTGAGAATAAGGAGAACCTAGATCCTTCTAACCTG ATGCCACCACCTAATCAGACGCCAGCCCCCGATCAGCCGTTTGCACTATCTACTGTGAGACAGGAGTCATCTATTCCGAGGGCAGATTCAGATAAAAAGTGGGTTTATCCTTCCGAACAGATGTTCTGGAATGCGATGTTAAGGAAAGG GTGGACATGGAAGGATGAGGATATTAGTCAGAAAGACATGTATAATATCATTAGAATTCACAACCAGAACAATGAGCAGGCCTGGAAGGAAATTTTGAAGTGGGAAGCCCTTCACGCTAC GGAGTGTCCTTGTGGGCCATCACTGATCCGGTTTGGAGGGAAAGCGAAAGAGTATTCACCAAGGGCGAGAATTCGTTCCTGGATGGG GTACGAGCTGCCTTTTGACAGGCACGACTGGATCGTCAACCGTTGCGGGACAGAAGTCAGATACGTCATTGACTACTACGATGGTGGCGAGGTCAACCACGACTACCAGTTCACCATCTTGGACGTCCGGCCGGCTCTGGATTCGCTCTCGGCCGTGTGGGACAGGGTGAAGGTCTCCTGGTGGCGCTGGACTTCCTAA